In Leucobacter insecticola, one DNA window encodes the following:
- a CDS encoding redoxin domain-containing protein, protein MVFFPLAFSGICTGELCELRDNLSVFSDSKVRLIGISVDSVFALQAWAKEEGYEFSILSDFWPHGGVAKEYGVFVEERGIATRATLLIGADRKVLASFETEPGQARDFGSYREAIAQLA, encoded by the coding sequence CTGGTCTTTTTCCCGCTGGCTTTCTCGGGCATCTGCACGGGAGAGTTGTGCGAGCTGCGTGACAATCTCTCGGTGTTCTCCGACAGCAAAGTGCGCCTCATTGGCATCTCCGTCGACTCGGTGTTTGCGCTGCAGGCGTGGGCAAAAGAAGAGGGCTACGAGTTCTCCATCCTCTCCGACTTCTGGCCGCACGGCGGTGTCGCCAAGGAGTACGGCGTGTTCGTCGAGGAACGGGGAATTGCGACGCGCGCAACGCTCCTGATCGGCGCTGATCGCAAGGTCCTTGCTTCGTTTGAGACCGAGCCCGGCCAAGCCCGAGACTTCGGCTCGTACCGCGAGGCCATCGCGCAGCTTGCCTAG